The nucleotide window CATTGGGCTGATGGACATAGCGACCCTGGCTTTTATCTTGATAGACAGAAAATCGCGGCGCTGGCTCGCTCGCCCGGAGCCGTATCTGGCCGCCATAATGGCCGCAGTCATCTTTTCCCCGGTTATTATCTGGAATTACAATAACGACTGGGCCTCATTCTTCTTCCAGGGTCCGCGTCGCTGGTCGGGTGATTCGAAGTTTTCTCTGCATTTGCTTCTGGGCGGCGCATTAATCCTTCTTACGCCAACCGGCCTGGTGGCGGTAGTCAAGGTCCCTATTAAAAAAAACCGGCCAATCCCGGATTCATATGCCAAAGCAAAACCAACCGGAAGAAATCGCCTGTTTTTGATGATTTATACTTTAATACCGCTGGCAGTCTTTATTATTTTCAGTCTGCACAGCCAACTCAAGCTGAACTGGACCGAACCGGTCTGGATTGCGGCCCTGCCGCTGGTTGCATGGGATACGGCGGAATCGGGTCAGGAACCATTATAATCGGCATGGATCATTACTGGTTGTCAAGCGAGTTGAGCTTTTATGACGATGACAGTAATAATATTTATGATCTTAATGATGCCGACTTATATGACGAATTGTACGAATTCGGCGGACGACGACTTGTGGGCGGCGAGAGTTTGATATGGAATAAATGGCTTTCGGGAACAATGGCCGCGGGTAAAAATATAATTCTCGTCAGCTTTGACCGTGGAAGCCTTGAAGATTCAAACCTCGGTGGCCATTTCAACAGCCTTGGAGAAATCTCCACCGAACCGGTTGTGAAATTAGGTCGCATTGTCGGTAGATTTCATTGGCGCATCGGTTACCGATATATCAACGGATAGTTGGGTAACCTGAAACGGAAAGTATCAACAAAAAAGCGGGTGAACAATCGTCCACCCGCCACATATTCGACTGCCTCAATGGCGAATTCGAGACCACACTTCGGGACTATTCAATGACAAAGGGTACCGTCGCCAGAACTCGACCCTCGGCATCGGTTACCTTGACTTCCCAGTTTCCCGTCCAAGACGGCAGAATTGTTTTCGAGGACCATGTCCTCCAGTAGCCGCTTTTAACTGGCAATTCAACATTGGCCATCTCCATCCCATTATGATACCACTTATGATGCACCACGGTTGTATCCATACAACCATCGATCCGGGACCAGAGGTACAGCATATCGACTTCAGGGGGGAATTTTTCTGCCGCGCCGGTCGGTTGGCGTTCCTCTATTCCGGTACAGATTTTGGCCTCGACCGTAATACCCGATGCCACGACCGGTTTGGGCTCTGTTTTGGGTATCGGCTTTGACTCGGCCTGGGCTTTCATACTATCGACCGGCTGGGTCACAGGTTCCGCCTTGACCGGTATTTTGGTCGATTCCGACTGCTGAGCCGAACCCGCCGCCACCAGGACAAACAGGGCCGGAATCATAATAGCCAGAATTTTTCTACTCATGCTCTCCTCCTCTGATTTGGTTTCCGGTTAAAGCCAAAAAGCTATTTTTGAAACTGATACGCAACGATTTTTAATTCCGGATGAAATTCCCCGGTGATGCGGATTCCGTATCGACGGCAATCCTTGCGACAATCAGAATTAATTTTCGAAAATTTCCAAAACGTCAAGCAACCGCCGGATATCCGATTCGTCATTGAACAGGTGTACGGCAATTCGGATAGCACCCTGCCTGAAGGAACATATTACTTTTCGCGATTTCAATTCCTGAAATAAATCTCCCGCCCGGCTTGACGTGAATGATAAAATCGACGACCGATGATTCTTATCCAGCGATGAAACAACGGTATAAGTATTTGATGACTTCAGGTAGTCGATTAATATATCCAGAAGACTGTGATTATGCTTCTGGATATTTTCCACTCCCAGGTTATCGATCAACTCCAGGGCCGCCGCCATGGCATGAACATGGGCATAAGGATAAGTCCCCATCTCGAACTTCCTTGCCGAATCGAAATAAGGTAAATCATAATGAAACAAATCCCCGAAATTCAATTTCCAGTCAACCGAAAGCCAGCTGGCAAATGGCATCTGCAAATTATTCTGAAGTTCCCGCCGGACATAAAAATACCCTGTTCCCAATGGCGATAACAGCCATTTCTGGGCCCCGGTGGAGAAGATATCAACCTGACATTCATGGATATCAAGAATCTGGTGACCGCACCCCTGAATTCCATCCACCACGAAATAGAGGCCATGCTTCCGGCAGATTTCTCCAATCTTTTTCAGATCGTTTTTATAACCATTGAAAAATTGAACGAAAGATAATGACAGGACCCGGCTTTTGGAGCCGATGGCCCGTTCGAATTTATCTATATCGAAAAAGTGATCGCTCGATTCGATAAATCTGATATCAATCCCGCGTTCCCTTAAAGCCAGCCAGGGATAAACATTGGAAGGGAATTCTATATCGGAGAGAAGAATCTCATCGCCCTGTTTCAGAGGCAGCCCGAAAGCCGCAATATTTAATCCGAACCCGGTATGAAAACCAAAACCGATTTCATCAGAATCGGCTCCGATAAACTTTGCCCCCAATTTGCGGATTTTCTCCAAATCCGCGAAGGCCGCCGTATCATGCTCGCTGACCAGAAACTGAGCGGCATCATAGTACCGTTCCAGAGCCTCTCTGACCGGGCGGCACAGCGGTCCGGTCGAAGCGCTGTTTAAATACGTAATTCCCTTATTCTGATCCGTCAGCGGGAAATTACGCCGTACTTCCGCAAACATTTTCATTGTTTCTTTATTCATCAGGTTTCACCCTTGAATATTACAGTGAGTACAGGTAACCGATAATGGTCATGGTTCCGATTACCCGAAGCATCATTCCCAGTAGTTGGTACAATATAAAAACCGCCGGAATCCGAATCCGAAAAATATGGAGAATCGCCAGCGGTACCATCCCGAACACAAACAGGAACAGCCCGACCGCCATGCCGCCGCGAATCCCGGAAAACGGCATGACCGTATAGAACCGATCATAAATAACCGCAGGCATCATAACGAAAAAAATGAACTCAACGATGAAATTGTAAAAATACCAGGCGAAATTCTTATCTTCGACCAGTTCCCGGGGGAAATCACCCAGGAGCGGAACACGTTTTTCAAGACGCCCTATTATCAGGTCAATAATAATCAGATATGCCCCGCCCAGAATCAGGCAATATGACAGCAATTTAAAACTAAAAATCACAACCAGCCCTCATCGCGATACCAGTAAACCGTTTCCCGGGCTCCTTCCGGAAATGAAATTTCCGCCTCGAATCCCAGATCATTTCCGGCCCTTACCACCGACACTTCCCAGTTGCCCAGAAGCTCTTTGGCTTTATCCGTTGTAAACATGGGTACTTTCCCGAGCAATTTCATGGTCCTTTCCGATACCAAAGCGGTTATTTTCAGCATAAAACCGGGAATATATATCGGAAGACCTGATCTGCCAACCGCCTTTCGAAGGTTTTTCACCAGTTGATAGTAGCTGTAACTTCTGCCTTCAGCAACAAAATAAATCGAACCTGATACAGTATCGGCTTTTAAAGCCTTGGCGGCGGCCAAAGCAAGATCATCAACATGCACTAACTGTATCCGGCGTCTCAAATTACCGAGATACGGTTTAATCCTGTTATTCAAAACACCGAAAAAGGCATACATTTCTTTATCACCCGGCCCATAGACTCCCGATGGCCTCAGAATTACCGAATTAATCCGATTCGATTCCCGAAGAACCTCCTGTTCCCCGGCCAGCTTTGATCGTCCGTAAACCGTAACTGGTTCTGGTTTCATATCCTCGGTCCGGGGATAACCGGGTTGCGATGGGCCGGAAGCGGCCATCGATGAAATGTAAACCAATTTTTTCAAACGGCTATTGGTTTTGGCCGCATTGAGAATATTGATGGTGCCGGTCTGATTGACGGTAAAAAACATCTCCGGGTTTTTGACTTTCACCACTCCCGCATTGTGAATGATATAATCGACACCATCAACCATTCCGGCCAGGGTTTCGGGATGGAGAATATCGCCGAACCGGTAATCCAGCTTAAGATCATCGATAAGCGAGGCATCGCACCCATCGCGGACTCCCGCAATAACATGGTATCCCCCGGCAATCATCTGGCGACACAACCTGCTGCCGACAAAACCATTCGCCCCCGTAATCAGAATGCTTTTTTTGTTTTCCTCGGGCATATAACGAATGTACGTTATCTCCTGTCATAAGACAACCTAAATCGAATTACGAGCTATATTAGGCTGTCGGCGGCTGTAGCGGCTGATCCATATTAACCGCATCAAAATCGAGTATTTTCCCAAATTAGGATTAATTCGATAAACCGATTTAACAGGTATCGACTAAAAAATATCAGCGGAAAATTTATAAATCTGAGCGGCTTTATCGCGATAACTGATTTTGGGTAATCCCGCCTTGAGACAGGTCTGCTCCAGGAAGGTCGTTAAATCCCAATTATTCTCGGTGGCTACCTGCGGGAGGAGCAATCCCGAATGAGAACCGAGAATAACCATCAGCCCGTCCCGGCCAATCTGGATATCATTCAGGTCGGCAACACGGGCCAGCGGGGATAAGGCCGAAATTTCGATCTCCAGATGATCCAGTTCATCCTCCGATAGAGGTACGAATCGCGGATCTCCGAAGGCCGCCTCACGGGCCATCTCAAGAACCGTTTCATAAAGAGGTTTGGCGGCGCGGATCATACCGATACACCCGCGTAGCATACCCCGTATTTTCAAGGTCACGAAGGCTCCCCGGTTTTCTTTGAGAATCCATGATTCAGGCTCGCGGTACTGCGGCTCCCGACGCTTCAGAGCGGATCGGATGGATTCAACGGCCAGTTCTCTTAAATAGTCTTTATCGGTTTTGGTCAGAACATTGGGCTTCTTCCGAAGCGGTGTTCCCATGACATGATTCCGCTGCGGAGCCTCTTTGGATGAGACGACGACGGCCGAAAGGTAACCAACGACTTCCGAGAAATCCCCCGTAGTCTCCCCTGAAGTAGAATAGCCGGTGATTACCACTTTTTCACCACCCAACTTTCTTGAGGCCATAAGAGTTGCCACTACCGGACCGCCGCCGCAGGCTTCACCCCGTCCCGAGGAAAGGATTCCCAGTAATTTATCAGTATCATACTCCTCTATCGCTTGCAGGATATTTTTATCCAGTCGACGGGCCTCTTTTTCATTATGGAAATGGGATAAATCGGTGGAAGCCACAATCAGGCAATTCTGTTTTGATAGCACCGATGCCAGAACTTCACCCAGGGCAGAACAGGTAGTTTCTTCCTGGTCGCCCATAACAATGGCCACCAGCCGGAACTTGCCAAGCACCTGCTGTAAAAGCGGCAGTTGTACTTCGAGAGCGTGTTCACCCCGGATTGAACCGCCGGTATGACCCTTATTGGAGCGGTAAACCGCGGGATTGATTGAACTTATAGCTTCGGATAATTTGCGGTCGATTTCCAGTTCACCCAGGGGAGTCTGATAGGCCCCCCCATCATAAACGGAAGCCCCCGCGAAAAAAACGGTATGGGATGGTGAAATAACCACCACCGTATCATAATTGTACCCCTCAAGCTGCTTGTATGCCCGGGCCGCCGTCAGCCCCGAATACATATATCCCGCATGGGGGGCAATCACCGCTATCGGCCGACCGGTGAGAGGTTTTTTATCAGCCTTGGAAAACAACTCGGCGATGGTCTGTGAAAGAGCAACCGGATCGCCGGGATAAAATGCGCCGGCCACGGCCGGCCGTCTTATTTCCAAATTATTTTTCATATCAGTTCTTCTAATCCAAAACCCGCAACAATGTACACAAATTGATTACGCTTGTAAACAGGAGAAATGGCAAAAAAGATGGGCGGCCTCTCCATTATTGAGAAGCCGCCTTAGAAATTGAGTTATTTCAATATCGTTGTTTGTCTAATCATGCCGCCGGGGTTGATGCCGCCTTTTTATCGTTCTTGATCCCTTCGACCATTGCTGATAGCGCCCCGATTATCCCGCTGGCCTCGTAAGGAAGAAACAATTTATTGGCCGAACCCTGAGCCAGGCTGGGCAGCATCTCGAGATATTTCAGGGTGATCAGTTCCTGATCCGGTTTACCTTCATGAATAGCCTTAAAGACATTCAATATAGCCTCGGCCTGTCCTTCGGCCACCGCCACCTGGCGGTATTTTTCCGCATCGGCCCGTTTCCGAACTGCCTCGGCCTGACCCTCGGCTTCCAGAATGGCTGATTCCTTGCTTCCCTCGGCCCGGGTGATGGCCGCCTGTTTTGACCCCTGAGCCTCAAGAATAGCCGCTCGCTTATCACGCTCGGCCTTCATCTGACGGCTCATGGCTTCGGTGATATCGACCGGCGGATCAATCCGCTGTATTTCCACCCGGTTGACCTTGACCCCCCACTTATCGGTGGCGGTATCGAGAACATCACGAAGCTGGGCGTTGATTGTATCACGCGAGGATAGCGATTGATCCAGATCCATCTCGCCGACGACATTACGGATATTGGTCTGGGCCAGTTTCGAAGCCGCCATGATATAATTATAAATCTCGTACTTGGCCCGCACCGGATCGGTCACCTGACAATAGATAACACAATCCACCTCAACACTGACATTGTCCTGGGTGATAACCAGCTGTGGCGGCACATCAAGCACAATCTCACGCATATCGACTTTCTGGACCGTATCAAAAAACGGCAGAATCAAATTAAGACCCGAATCCAGAGTTCTCTGGTAACGACCCAGACGTTCCACCAATCCTTTTTCGTAGGGGCGGATTATCCTGATTGACATGGCGCCCAGAATAAACGCCAAAACCACTATTACGGCGACAAAGGCTAATGCTTCCATTTTATCCATCCTTTCCTTTTATCTTCCCGGTATTTCTATTCCTGTTTCGAGACCTGAAGCCGGGCCCCGATAACTTTATTTACCTTAATTTTAACTCCTTCATCGATAACATCATCGGCCAGAGCCTGCCAGACCTGACCATCAACCCGAACCTGACCGATATCATGGGCAGGATCAATCTTTTTGGTCACTACTCCGGGGCGGCCAATCATAGCATCGGCATTGGTCGGTTGCGGTGAAGGTTTGGTTATTTTCCTGGCCAGCGGCCGAGTTAAAGGGATCAGGATTATGGAAATCCCGGCAAAGACCGCCGCCTGGACCAGGTAATTATCGGTAATCAGAGCCGTTATGGCGGCCCCTATGGAACCGGCCGTAAAACAGGCAAAAACCAGGCTGGGTGTGCCAAGCTCGATAATCAAGAATATTACCGCCGCGGCCAGCCAGAGCCAAAATATAGTGGGCATAAGATACTCCTTTCTATTGAAAACTTTTATTTCCTTCCGGATTTAACTTAAAAAAAATCTTCGATATATATACCCGGTTGTATTTCGGCTATTCGAAAAAATCAGTAACGCTCAATGAAAATCGTTTAAGTGCTTATTTGTCAAGAAGAAACATAGATGGAAACGGTGGCCCGGCTATTAAAACCGGAATTGGTAAATATCCAATGGCTACCGGTTAATTAATCTTCGAAAGCAAACGGCGTTAAAACCGGCTGTTAAAACTTGCCCCAAACGGTGTCGATATCAGCTCCATCGGTACCCAAAAAGGATCCGAAATCCATTTTCTCAACATAACCTTCAGATATGTAAATAAGAAGTTGTTTGAATTCCCGCAATCCAATATAACCCGTTCGGGCGCCTTTGAGTTGGCCCTGTTTATTAAAAAAATAATGTGACGGATAACCCTCAACCTGGAAGACTTTTATCAGGTCCCCGGAGCTAATTCGACGGCCCATGAAATCGGTGGAATCGAGAATCTCCGGCATCACCGAAATACTGGTAATATGCTTGTTCATGTATTCGATAATTTCCGGGCGGTCAAATACATTCGCCGTCATACTGGAGCAAATCGGACTGCCTTCGGAATGGAAATAAAGGTAGATGGGATTGGTGCCGAAGGGGAACACCGGCAGGGCCGAACGGGCGTCAAGCCAGGCCACCCGATCCTTGATATCGGCCGGAGTCTTTTGACTGCCCCCACAGGCTATTTGCATCAGGCCAAGTATAATGATTATTTTTAGCAGTAGCTTCGACATAACGAAAAGGCTATGAGGTCGACCGACCTCCTACTTACATGATGCTCAACTGAATCCCGATGTCGGCTTGCAGGTTCCACAAGATGAATTGGATTTTAAGGCGTTGGATGCAAATGTGGAAAACTGCTTGACCGTATTTTGGGATTGGCAGTGCGGACAGGTAACCGTTACCGTCGAAGAAGAGACCAGTTCCTCGAATTTCTCGCTGCAATCCAGACAGGTATATTCGTACATCGGCATAATTATTTCACTCCACTCATGGCCACGACTGCACCGGCAACCATTCCCAGCACCGCCGCCAGGGCAGTGTTACACATCAACGCTCAGGTTACTCCAACCCTGGCATAAATAAAACTCATACCGGCCCCGGCCAGTCCACCCAATATAACGCCGAAAACCAATCTGACAAGCGGCTTTTTATTTAATGCCATCAATCAACCCTATAAGCTGTCTTTCCACCTCGACCGCCATATTGTCCAATCCGGTATCAGGCATCATTTCAGCGATCATTGACGGCCGGACCAGAGTCATCAGTGTTTTGTCACCCTCGGGCCGCACCACTATTTTGCAGGGCATGAACATCGCCACGTTGATATCGTTCTTGATTGCCTGATATGCGAAACCGGCATTACACAGTTCGTAGATTTTCAACGGCGCAACCTCGAATCCTTTTTCCGCCAGTGTTTCCCGGACATTATGAATCGTCAAAACCCGGAATCCCTTGTCCTTCGAGGTGCTTTCAAGCAGACGGGAGACCTCATTAAATGATTTATTCGAAACAACCGTGTAGGCCATTTTATCCATGGGTTAATCCTCGATGATTTCATATGACGTAATAATATTGGCCACTCCTTTGAGAGAAAGACTCACCGAACAATATTTCTCCTCGGACATCTCGATCGCCTGTTCAACCTTTTGCGGGTTAAGATTATTTCCCCTCAGAATAAATTTTACCTCAATCCGATTGAACGGTTTTGGATACTGCTCCGGTTGATGTCCTCTGACTTCGATATCGAGTCCGGATACCTGCTGTTTCATTTTTTTCAGAATATTGAGAACATCGACTCCGGTGCATCCGGCTAATCCGAATAAGACCAGTTCGACCGGATTATAACCGTTTTCATTACCTCCTGATTTACGGGAGGCATCGGTGGCAATCGGGAGACCGAAAGCCGAAACACCTTCGAATCTCATACCGCCCGTCCATTTAACTCTGGTCTCGAACATACCATCATCCCCAATTTTCTGTTATTTTATAATGACTTTATTATAGGCATTGTTCCCTAAAAAACAAAGTTTTAACCGTCCGAATAGACCCGTATTGGGACTATTCCGGCAGTGATTATTATAGGGGGAATCTGAATGGGTTGAGTTGCCGCTTGAGTTCATCAGGTGTCCGTGCGGGCCTTTGACAAGCAAAATCACGACAAACATAGGCAATTGTGGTATCATTACCACGACCTTCAAGAAGCGGGATGGCCTCATCTCCCCGGTCCGAAACGACTATTACCCGGTGCGGCAGGTAATGCCTATAAATGACATCCATAAGGACTGTTCTATCCTGTCTCCCTACCACGACTATTTCCGTTTTGGGCGAATATCTGAAATCCAGAGCTGTTACGGCTGATATCAAACCCGATGGCATTCCGATCATATTACCCGACAGGAGCTCAAGAGATTTTTCAGCCTGCTTTGCAAAAGTTTCCCGGCCAGTAATATCGGCCAGTTTAAGGAAAACCTGGATAAGAATCGAGCCCGGGGCCGGCAGGGCTCCATCGCCAATATCCCTGGGCCGCATGAAATGATCGGATTGATTGGCCGGGGAAAGAAACAGGTTCCCGGATTCATCGGAGAAAAGATCAACGGCCTCCCCGGCCAGACCCGCCGCCATATTAATCCAATCATAATCATAACTGATTTCGTACAGATCGATCAGCCCGGCTGCCAAATAAGCGTAGTCTTCGAGAAACAGCCCCGGCGAAATCACTCCCTGGCGATAGGAATGAATCAGTTTTCCATCATGGTACAAATTTTCTTTTATAAAATCAGCGGCCTTCAGCGCAACTTCACGATAACGGATATTACCTGTTACCTGGTATCCCTTAGCCAGACCCGATATGGCCAGACCGTTCCATGAAGTAAGAATTTTATCATCAGTGACCGGTCTGACTCGTTTTGACCGCACCTCAAAAAGAATCTTCCTCGACTCATCGATTACTTTTTCGAATTGCCCATCATCTAAACCGAAGCCGGTTTTATACTCAATTGAACTATTGTCAATATTGGGGATGTTGGTGTTTCCCTCAAAATTACCTTTCTCGGTAATATTGAAATAGTGACAGAAAATGTCAGATCTATCACCCAGTAAACGCTTAATTTCGGCCCTGGTCCAGACATAAAATCGCCCTTCTTCGCTCTCACTGTCGGCATCGATACTGGAATAGAAACCGCCGGAACCATCCTTCATTTCCCGAATCATGAAATCGAGCGTTTCCCTAACAATTTTCCGGTAAAAGTCCTTTTGGGTCAGTTGAAAGGCTTCGCTGTATACGACCGCCAGCATAGCATTATCGTAAAGCATTTTCTCAAAATGCGGTACCAGCCAGAGGGAATCGGTGGCATATCGATGAAAACCTCCGCCGATCTGATCATAAATGCCGCCGCGGGCCATTGAAGTAAGAGTCTGCTCGATTGCCGCCAGAATCTCCGTCCGCCCCGAATTGGCATAGATTTTCATCAGGAAGGAAAGCTCGGTCGGATGTGGGAATTTAGGGGCATTCCCGAATCCGCCATGAATCCGGTCATAATTATTTAAGAGCGATTCTGCGGCCAACATCACAATAGAGCGATCCGGCAAAACGGAATCAGTACTCGCCCGGTATGACGATTGCAAGGCCGTCACCAGTCGCCCGGCATAATCCT belongs to Candidatus Zixiibacteriota bacterium and includes:
- a CDS encoding SPFH/Band 7/PHB domain protein is translated as MEALAFVAVIVVLAFILGAMSIRIIRPYEKGLVERLGRYQRTLDSGLNLILPFFDTVQKVDMREIVLDVPPQLVITQDNVSVEVDCVIYCQVTDPVRAKYEIYNYIMAASKLAQTNIRNVVGEMDLDQSLSSRDTINAQLRDVLDTATDKWGVKVNRVEIQRIDPPVDITEAMSRQMKAERDKRAAILEAQGSKQAAITRAEGSKESAILEAEGQAEAVRKRADAEKYRQVAVAEGQAEAILNVFKAIHEGKPDQELITLKYLEMLPSLAQGSANKLFLPYEASGIIGALSAMVEGIKNDKKAASTPAA
- a CDS encoding NfeD family protein — its product is MPTIFWLWLAAAVIFLIIELGTPSLVFACFTAGSIGAAITALITDNYLVQAAVFAGISIILIPLTRPLARKITKPSPQPTNADAMIGRPGVVTKKIDPAHDIGQVRVDGQVWQALADDVIDEGVKIKVNKVIGARLQVSKQE
- a CDS encoding glycosyltransferase family 39 protein, which translates into the protein MVGWLIWLSTHLLGNNEFTVRLPAFISWVIAALFLYRLTINLFDKSTAIRSLVLIVALPIFFTTGCFMTPDLPMYAAWSAALYFLERALLGQKRHAWYGVGISLGLGLLSKYTIGLMDIATLAFILIDRKSRRWLARPEPYLAAIMAAVIFSPVIIWNYNNDWASFFFQGPRRWSGDSKFSLHLLLGGALILLTPTGLVAVVKVPIKKNRPIPDSYAKAKPTGRNRLFLMIYTLIPLAVFIIFSLHSQLKLNWTEPVWIAALPLVAWDTAESGQEPL
- a CDS encoding aminotransferase class V-fold PLP-dependent enzyme — its product is MNKETMKMFAEVRRNFPLTDQNKGITYLNSASTGPLCRPVREALERYYDAAQFLVSEHDTAAFADLEKIRKLGAKFIGADSDEIGFGFHTGFGLNIAAFGLPLKQGDEILLSDIEFPSNVYPWLALRERGIDIRFIESSDHFFDIDKFERAIGSKSRVLSLSFVQFFNGYKNDLKKIGEICRKHGLYFVVDGIQGCGHQILDIHECQVDIFSTGAQKWLLSPLGTGYFYVRRELQNNLQMPFASWLSVDWKLNFGDLFHYDLPYFDSARKFEMGTYPYAHVHAMAAALELIDNLGVENIQKHNHSLLDILIDYLKSSNTYTVVSSLDKNHRSSILSFTSSRAGDLFQELKSRKVICSFRQGAIRIAVHLFNDESDIRRLLDVLEIFEN
- a CDS encoding thioredoxin domain-containing protein, with protein sequence MDLNSQVKDTYKYTNHLIRESSPYLLQHAHNPVDWYPWSEEALEKARKEDKPIFLSIGYASCHWCHVMERESFKDEMIAKILREHFISIKVDREQRPDLDQIYMAATQAVTGSGGWPMSVFLTPDLKPFFAGTYFPPEDRYGRPGFKRLLTELIEMYETDRARIEDYAGRLVTALQSSYRASTDSVLPDRSIVMLAAESLLNNYDRIHGGFGNAPKFPHPTELSFLMKIYANSGRTEILAAIEQTLTSMARGGIYDQIGGGFHRYATDSLWLVPHFEKMLYDNAMLAVVYSEAFQLTQKDFYRKIVRETLDFMIREMKDGSGGFYSSIDADSESEEGRFYVWTRAEIKRLLGDRSDIFCHYFNITEKGNFEGNTNIPNIDNSSIEYKTGFGLDDGQFEKVIDESRKILFEVRSKRVRPVTDDKILTSWNGLAISGLAKGYQVTGNIRYREVALKAADFIKENLYHDGKLIHSYRQGVISPGLFLEDYAYLAAGLIDLYEISYDYDWINMAAGLAGEAVDLFSDESGNLFLSPANQSDHFMRPRDIGDGALPAPGSILIQVFLKLADITGRETFAKQAEKSLELLSGNMIGMPSGLISAVTALDFRYSPKTEIVVVGRQDRTVLMDVIYRHYLPHRVIVVSDRGDEAIPLLEGRGNDTTIAYVCRDFACQRPARTPDELKRQLNPFRFPL
- a CDS encoding OsmC family protein, giving the protein MFETRVKWTGGMRFEGVSAFGLPIATDASRKSGGNENGYNPVELVLFGLAGCTGVDVLNILKKMKQQVSGLDIEVRGHQPEQYPKPFNRIEVKFILRGNNLNPQKVEQAIEMSEEKYCSVSLSLKGVANIITSYEIIED
- a CDS encoding zinc ribbon domain-containing protein, producing MPMYEYTCLDCSEKFEELVSSSTVTVTCPHCQSQNTVKQFSTFASNALKSNSSCGTCKPTSGFS
- a CDS encoding NAD-dependent epimerase/dehydratase family protein, translating into MPEENKKSILITGANGFVGSRLCRQMIAGGYHVIAGVRDGCDASLIDDLKLDYRFGDILHPETLAGMVDGVDYIIHNAGVVKVKNPEMFFTVNQTGTINILNAAKTNSRLKKLVYISSMAASGPSQPGYPRTEDMKPEPVTVYGRSKLAGEQEVLRESNRINSVILRPSGVYGPGDKEMYAFFGVLNNRIKPYLGNLRRRIQLVHVDDLALAAAKALKADTVSGSIYFVAEGRSYSYYQLVKNLRKAVGRSGLPIYIPGFMLKITALVSERTMKLLGKVPMFTTDKAKELLGNWEVSVVRAGNDLGFEAEISFPEGARETVYWYRDEGWL
- a CDS encoding DUF2914 domain-containing protein, with product MSRKILAIMIPALFVLVAAGSAQQSESTKIPVKAEPVTQPVDSMKAQAESKPIPKTEPKPVVASGITVEAKICTGIEERQPTGAAEKFPPEVDMLYLWSRIDGCMDTTVVHHKWYHNGMEMANVELPVKSGYWRTWSSKTILPSWTGNWEVKVTDAEGRVLATVPFVIE
- a CDS encoding DUF302 domain-containing protein, which produces MDKMAYTVVSNKSFNEVSRLLESTSKDKGFRVLTIHNVRETLAEKGFEVAPLKIYELCNAGFAYQAIKNDINVAMFMPCKIVVRPEGDKTLMTLVRPSMIAEMMPDTGLDNMAVEVERQLIGLIDGIK
- the amrB gene encoding AmmeMemoRadiSam system protein B, which gives rise to MKNNLEIRRPAVAGAFYPGDPVALSQTIAELFSKADKKPLTGRPIAVIAPHAGYMYSGLTAARAYKQLEGYNYDTVVVISPSHTVFFAGASVYDGGAYQTPLGELEIDRKLSEAISSINPAVYRSNKGHTGGSIRGEHALEVQLPLLQQVLGKFRLVAIVMGDQEETTCSALGEVLASVLSKQNCLIVASTDLSHFHNEKEARRLDKNILQAIEEYDTDKLLGILSSGRGEACGGGPVVATLMASRKLGGEKVVITGYSTSGETTGDFSEVVGYLSAVVVSSKEAPQRNHVMGTPLRKKPNVLTKTDKDYLRELAVESIRSALKRREPQYREPESWILKENRGAFVTLKIRGMLRGCIGMIRAAKPLYETVLEMAREAAFGDPRFVPLSEDELDHLEIEISALSPLARVADLNDIQIGRDGLMVILGSHSGLLLPQVATENNWDLTTFLEQTCLKAGLPKISYRDKAAQIYKFSADIF